The genomic stretch TTGACCATGGCACTGGCCACTGTTTGCGCCTCAATGCCGCGGTACTTATCCAGGGGACCGATCAGCAGACGGTTCACCAGCGGCATCGCTTTTATGCCAAGGGCCTCCGCAGTGCGCTGTTCTTTGCGATCACCCAACAACAGACTCGGGTGATAGATGGACAGGTAGGGATAGTCGAGATCTCTCAGGGCGTCTTCAAGCTCGCCCTTTACCCGATTATAAAAAATAGTCGACGACGACGAGGCTCCAATCGCAGACATCAGGATGAACGCTCGTACTCCACGGGAGCGACCCAGCTCACCGGCTTTCATCGGGTAGCCCAGATCCACCTTCCGGAACTGATCCTGTGAGCCCGCTTTTTTGATGGTGGTGCCCAGGCAGCAGATAATCACATCCACATCGAACAGTTCGGCGTGATCCTCCAAGCGATCGAAATCGACTTCATGCTGTGCCAGTTTGTCATGCAGCGTCGGCAGTTTGTGCCTCACCAGCGCCACCACCTGCGTAACCTCTTCTCTGCCCAGCAAACCCTGTAGCACTTTGCCACCAGTCAGGCCGGTAGCGCCCAGCAACATCACCCTCATAACCGTCTTCCCCAAGATTCATCTGCTCTCATCGTAACAAAGGCAGTCGCAACAAGTCTGTCCGGGCGCAAACCATTATCCCATCCACTTCGTTAGTCGTAAAAAAAGCACCGGGACAGGCCCGGTGCAAAGACTGACTGCAGATCGTCAGGTGGGAGTAATCAATCGCTGACCGGGCTCTCTTTCATCGCGGCGTTCATTCGCCGACGCAAGAGCGGACCTACCAGGTAGGGAAGAATCAGTCCCAGGCCTGCAACGATCCAGAGCCCCATCGCAAGCGGGCTCGCCCAGAGCACGCTCCACTCGCCATCTGAAAGCACAAGTGCATGACCGAGGTTCTTTTCCATCTCGGGCCCCAGCAGCAGGCCAAGGATGATCGGCACCAGCGGTATTTCCAGCTTGCGCAGGAAGTAGCCGGCGACGCCGAAGGCCACCATGAAGTACAGATCAAAGGTGCTGTGGCTGATCGAATAAATGCCAACGAACGCCACCATGGTGACGATTGGCAGCAGATACATCGGTGGCACTGACAGCAGCTTCACGAAAAAGCCGACCAGCGGAATGTTCAACACCAGCAGCAGGACGTTGCCAATCAACAGGGCGGCAATAACACCCCAGACAATGTCCGCGTTCTGGGTGAACATCAGCGGTCCCGGCGTGATATTCAGGGAGATCAGCATCGCGAGCAGAACCGCGGTGGTGCCGCTTCCGGGGACCCCGAGGGTCAGCATCGGTACGAGGGCTCCAGAGGATGCACCGTTGTTACCGGCCTCGGGAGCAACCACGCCCCGGATGTCACCCTCTCCAAACTTGCCTTTCTTGCCAACCACCTGCTTTTCGAGGGTATAGCTGATAAAGCTGCCCAATGAAGCGCCGGCCCCGGGCAAAACGCCGGATATAAAACCAAGTACACCACCACGTAGCTGGGTCGGGATCGTCATCACCAACTCTTTCATTGTCAGTGTCAGTTTGCCCACGTTCATCTTGTCTCGCCCCCGGCCCATGCGGGATTCCACAAAGAACAGCAGCTCGGAGATGGCGAACAGCCCAACAATGGCCAGAATGAAGTCGATACCCTCATACAACTCCAGCACACCAAAGGTATAGCGCTGGGTACCGGTCGAGATATCGATGCCCACCGTGGAGATCATGATCCCGAGGGTAGCGGCTACCACAGTTTTCACAGGGTTCTTGCCAGTAATTCCCCCGAGCGTGGCAAAGGCCAGAAGGAACAAGGCAAAGTACTCGGCCGGCCCAAAGGTCAGGGCAAACTTCGCCAGCACCGGAGCCAGCATGATCAGACCAATGGTGCCAATCAGACCGCCGGCGAAGGATGCGATCGCTGAGACTGCCAGTGCATCCGCTGCCCGCCCCTTCTGGGCCATGGGGTAGCCATCCAGGCAGGTCATCATCGCCGGCTCGTCACCAGGAATGTTCAGCAGAATCGAGGAAATCCGTCCACCGTACATGGCGCCAGCATAGACAGCTGTCAACAGGATCATCGCGGTTTCCGGCGGCAAGCCAAGGGTAAAGGCCAAGGGAATAAGAATGGCGACACCATTGGCAGGCCCCAGACCGGGCAGGCACCCGATCAACGTGCCCACGAAAGCGCCGAACAGAGCAAACATCAGGTTATACGGAGTCAGGGCCACCGCAAAACCGTCCATCAGGAAGCCTAGAGTTTCCATCAGTGCACCTCCAGCAAGCCGGCCGGCAGGCTCAGAGACAAGCCATAGTTAAACAGCACGAAGACCACGACGGCGCTCAACAGACCGGTGAGAAACGCCGGCCTCGGCGCTGCCCCCATGCGCCAACTGAGTGTGCCCACAGCAAGGGTAGTGGCGATGACAAAGCCAAGAGGTTCCAGCAGCAGCGTATAGACCACAAGAACCACCAACGAGATCCCAAGCTCAGCGGCGGACTTGCCAACAGGCCACTGGGCATCTGGATCCGGTTTGATCATCAGGTAGAGACTGCCAGCCACCAGCACAACCGCGAGCATGGTGGGGAAGGTTTCCGGACCCACGGTCTCGGCGCCACCAAACGGCTCGGGCCACTGTTGGGCTGCCCAGCCATAGGCAACGGCGAGGACCAGAAGGCCCAGGCCGAGAATGCGATCACCGAGCCCCGTCATTTCAGCAACCCGATTTCACGCGAAAGGTTCTCGATGTCCTGCACCTGGTTGCGTACGAACTCGTCGAACTGGCTGGCTGGCGGATGAAAGGGGATCAGGCCGTTGCTCTTCATGACCTTTTTCCACTCCTCACTGGCGTACAGCGTATCGACGGCCTCCACCCAGTAGGATTTGGCTTCTTCGCTGGCGCCTTTGGGCATGTAGAAGCCACGCCAGTTCGGGCCAACCGCATCAATACCCTGCTCCTTTGCGGTTGGGAGATCGCTGAACTTGCCCGGCAAACGCTCCTCGGCCAGTACCGCGACGACTCTCAGGTCACCAGATTCAAGAAAGCCGGTGGCTTCCGAAATATCTCCGGTGAACGCATCCACCTGTCCACCGACAACCTGGCTCATGGCTTCACCGCCGTTGTTGTAGGAAAGGTAGGGTATCGAGGGGAGTTTGTCGGCACCCGCTGCCTTGGCCGCAATCAGCACCTTGAGGTGGTCCCAGCCGCCACGCGCGCTACCACCGGCGAACTTTACAGACTTCGGGTTGGCTTTCACTGCGGCCATCAACTCGCTGAGGTTCTGGTACTCGGAATTCTTGCCAACGGCGATGATGCCGTAATCGGCACCCAGGGCCCCGACCCAGGTAACCATATCCGCGTTCATGCCCGGGAACTGTTTCTGGGCCAAACGGGTGGTGGTCGCCGTCGAAGCGGCCACCAGCAGCTTGTTATCCTCCGCCCGCTTGCTCACGGTGTGGGCATAGGCCACGCCACCGCCGGCGCCCGCCATGTTGACAGTCTGCACGCTACCATCAACCAGGCCGAGGTCCTGCAGAACATTGCCGACGCTGCGACAGGTAAAGTCCCATCCGCCGCCGGGGTCAGCCGGGGCAAGACATTCTACTTTTCCGGAGGGCTGCCAGGCCATGGCCGACATGGAGACGGCCGCAGCCGCCACGAATGACAGGGTTCGTTTGATAATCATGGTTGTCACCTCATCAACTTGTTTTTGTGATCACTCCTGAGGCAGGACCGTGTTGGCCGGGTCCCTGGCTATGGCAAGCCAGAGGAGCGATTGCAGGCAGGTTAATAGGTGAAACCCGAGACCCGGAAGCTTGTGCACGTAACGCCTTTAAAGGGCTTAACGGGCATTTTGTTCATATTGATTACGGGCAACCCGGGCGATCATGCAGTACCCTGAAAACCAAACGACAACAAGCCATGACCGCTCCGTGTTGCGAAAAACCAAACTCAAAACCCGAATGATCCTGACGCTGGGCCTGCTCGGTGCGCTGCAGACCATGCTCATTGGTGGCTTTGCCGGCTATTACCTCAGCGATTCCCTGTACGATGAGATCGGCCAGCGGGCACTTATGGTCGCAAAGACCGTGGCCGCCACCCCCGCCGTCATTGATGGCGTGCGCTCCCAAGATGTGGATGGTCTGAACCGCCTCGCCACGCGACTGACGAAGACCAATGAGGCTTTGTTCATTGTGATTGGCGATCACGAAGCCGTACGCCTGGCTCATCCGGACCCGACCCGTATTGGCCACTCAATGGGTGATGATGATGGCGACTTTGGCCGCAAGGCCCTAGTGGAAGGCAACGCCTATGTGGCCCTTGCCAGAGGCAGTCTTGGCGAATCCATGCGCGGCAAGGCGCCGATAACCGACCCGGGGAACGGGGAGATCGTCGGCATCGTCTCGGTCGGCTACAGCCTTGGCCAGGTAGAGGCTACGATTCAGCGCTATAACTTTGTGCTCTATGGCGCAGTTGGGCTGATGCTGTTGGTCACCATCCTGTCCGCCATTGTCATCGCCGGTCGATTCAAACAGGCAATTTTCGGGCTGGAACCGGAGGAAATTGCCCGGCTATTCCGGGAACGGGAGGCAACACTCCAATCGGTGCGGGAAGGAATCATTGCCGTCAATCGGGAGGGCACTATCACCACAGCGAACCGGGCGGCCTATGAAACACTGGATTTGCCACCCGACAGCCCGCTTGCCGGCAGACCCATTCTGGAGGTTCTACCTGAAAGCAGCCTGATGTCGGTACTGGAATCCGGTCACCCGGATTTTGACCGGGAGATCTGGCTGCGTGGCCGCCAGATGGTTGTTAACCGATTGCCCGTTCGACAGGGAGACGAGATCATTGGCGTGGTTGCCAGCTTCCGATTGCGCAATGAACTGGATCAGGTTAGCCGCCAACTCACGCGGATTCAGCAATATGCGGACACCCTGCGCAGCCAGACCCATGAATATTCCAACAAACTCCACACCATTGCCGGGCTCATCCAGATTGGGGCTACTGAAGAGGCATTGAGCCTCATCGGCAGTGAGGTAAGTGATCACCAGGCGCTGATTCACCTGCTATTGGAAGCTGTGCCTGATCCCATTATCGCCGGCTGCCTGCTCGGCAAATACAATCGCGCCAGGGAAATGGGATTGCGACTGGACATTGATCCTGACAGTCAGATGGCAGACCTGCCGGCCTCCCTCCCCCGGGACCAACTTGTCAGTGTGCTTGGAAATCTGATCGACAATGCCCTGGATGCCACACGCCTCAAAACAGGTGCCGGTGGGAGGGTGCAGCTCTCCATGACCGATCTCGGCCAGGAGCTGATTTTCGAAGTACAGGACCAGGGGCCCGGTATCCCGGAGTCTGAACGGCAGCGGATTTTCGAAAAAGGGGTAAGCAGTAAGGAGGGAGAGGCCCGTGGCTATGGCCTGCATCTGGTCCAGCAGTTTCTGGGGTACTGGGGTGGCTCGGTAACCGTCGATAACATCCCGGAAGGCGGCAGTCGCTTTACCCTATACTTACCGAAAAAGCCCGAACGGAGGTTCGAATCTTGACCACCATTCGCTTGCTGATCGTCGAGGATGACCGGAAAATCGCCGAAATACAGCGTCGTTTCGTTGAACGGCTGGAAAACGTTGATCTTTGCGGCATCGCCCACACACTTGCCGATGCCCGAGATCAAATCGAGATACTGGCTCCCGACCTGATTCTGCTGGACGTTTACTTTCCCGATGGCAGTGGCCTCGAACTGCTTCGCGAACTACGGGCCGAAGACAGCGGCAGCGATATCATTCTCATAACCGCCGCCAAAGAGGTCGAAACCCTGCGCAGCGCTCTGAGAGGTGGTGTTTTCGACTATATACTGAAACCCCTGGTTTTCGAGCGCTTGCAGGAGGCCGTTAACCGCTACCGTGAACACATGGCGCGCTTGTCTTCATTGCATCATGTCGCGCAGAAGGAGGTGGACGCCCTGCTGCCAAGAACATCCAGCGAAGGTGTCCAGAGTACGGATCAGCGATTGCCCAAGGGTATTGATGCCCTGACCCTGGATAAAATCCGGGCAGTCATGGCGAGCGGTCGCCATCTGAGTGCCGAGGAAGTCGGAGCAGCCATCGGCGCATCCCGAACAACTGCCCGTCGTTACCTTGAATATCTGGTGGGTACCGAAGAGCTGTCCGCCGAAGTGACCTATGGTACTGTCGGACGCCCGGAGCGACGATACTGTGCCGCAACCCCTTCCTCCTGAAAGACACCGGAGTTCTGCGTGAAGCCGTTAATTCTTGGTCTTGCAGCCCTTGTTTTCCTTACCGGCTGCCAGGAATCCCCTACCGGCCGGAACCGCCTGGCTCTGGTTCCCGACGCTGTTCTGGCGGACATGGGCCAGGACAGTTTTGAGCAGATGAAACAGCAGAACACCGTGATCACAAGGCCGGACATCAACCGCCTTGTACAGTGCATCACGGAGGCCCTGGTCAGCGCGGCACAGGCCCGGTACCCGAGAGCGCCAATGCCCGATTCCTGGGAAATTGCGGTCTTTGAAAACGCCACGCCCAATGCCTTTGCCCTCCCCGGAGGCAAGATCGGCGTGCATTCAGGGCTACTTGAACTGGCCGAAAACCAGGCCCAACTGGCCACGGTCATTGGTCACGAAATAGCCCATGTTCTTGCCGACCACGGCAATGAACGCCTGACCCAGGAACTGGGCCTGCAAGCAGGAATGCTGCTGGTGGGCCTGTTCACCGAAAGTGAAATTGCGGAGAACCAGATACAGCAGGCTTTGGGCATTGGCGCCCAACTGGGTATTACTCTGCCGTTCAGTCGTGCCCATGAGGAGGAGGCCGATTTGATGGGCCTGGAAATCATGGCCCGGGCCGGTTTTGAACCGGGCCAGAGTGTCAGGCTCTGGCAGAACATGGCGCAGGCTTCGGGCGCACAACCGCTGGAATTTCTCTCCACACATCCGAATCACGACACCCGCATTGCCTCCCTGCAAAATCAGCTGGAGACTGCCCGCTCGGTTTTCGAAACGGTTCCTCCAGCCGACTGTCAGATCTGATCAAGTCGCACTCACCGTATAATTGACTATCATCAAGTCTAGCGGCGCGTT from Marinobacter adhaerens HP15 encodes the following:
- a CDS encoding NAD(P)H-binding protein; its protein translation is MRVMLLGATGLTGGKVLQGLLGREEVTQVVALVRHKLPTLHDKLAQHEVDFDRLEDHAELFDVDVIICCLGTTIKKAGSQDQFRKVDLGYPMKAGELGRSRGVRAFILMSAIGASSSSTIFYNRVKGELEDALRDLDYPYLSIYHPSLLLGDRKEQRTAEALGIKAMPLVNRLLIGPLDKYRGIEAQTVASAMVNEACHLAAEPAAEQVVQTREYDEIVQLAG
- a CDS encoding tripartite tricarboxylate transporter permease, with amino-acid sequence METLGFLMDGFAVALTPYNLMFALFGAFVGTLIGCLPGLGPANGVAILIPLAFTLGLPPETAMILLTAVYAGAMYGGRISSILLNIPGDEPAMMTCLDGYPMAQKGRAADALAVSAIASFAGGLIGTIGLIMLAPVLAKFALTFGPAEYFALFLLAFATLGGITGKNPVKTVVAATLGIMISTVGIDISTGTQRYTFGVLELYEGIDFILAIVGLFAISELLFFVESRMGRGRDKMNVGKLTLTMKELVMTIPTQLRGGVLGFISGVLPGAGASLGSFISYTLEKQVVGKKGKFGEGDIRGVVAPEAGNNGASSGALVPMLTLGVPGSGTTAVLLAMLISLNITPGPLMFTQNADIVWGVIAALLIGNVLLLVLNIPLVGFFVKLLSVPPMYLLPIVTMVAFVGIYSISHSTFDLYFMVAFGVAGYFLRKLEIPLVPIILGLLLGPEMEKNLGHALVLSDGEWSVLWASPLAMGLWIVAGLGLILPYLVGPLLRRRMNAAMKESPVSD
- a CDS encoding tripartite tricarboxylate transporter TctB family protein, which translates into the protein MTGLGDRILGLGLLVLAVAYGWAAQQWPEPFGGAETVGPETFPTMLAVVLVAGSLYLMIKPDPDAQWPVGKSAAELGISLVVLVVYTLLLEPLGFVIATTLAVGTLSWRMGAAPRPAFLTGLLSAVVVFVLFNYGLSLSLPAGLLEVH
- a CDS encoding Bug family tripartite tricarboxylate transporter substrate binding protein, whose amino-acid sequence is MIIKRTLSFVAAAAVSMSAMAWQPSGKVECLAPADPGGGWDFTCRSVGNVLQDLGLVDGSVQTVNMAGAGGGVAYAHTVSKRAEDNKLLVAASTATTTRLAQKQFPGMNADMVTWVGALGADYGIIAVGKNSEYQNLSELMAAVKANPKSVKFAGGSARGGWDHLKVLIAAKAAGADKLPSIPYLSYNNGGEAMSQVVGGQVDAFTGDISEATGFLESGDLRVVAVLAEERLPGKFSDLPTAKEQGIDAVGPNWRGFYMPKGASEEAKSYWVEAVDTLYASEEWKKVMKSNGLIPFHPPASQFDEFVRNQVQDIENLSREIGLLK
- a CDS encoding ATP-binding protein: MLRKTKLKTRMILTLGLLGALQTMLIGGFAGYYLSDSLYDEIGQRALMVAKTVAATPAVIDGVRSQDVDGLNRLATRLTKTNEALFIVIGDHEAVRLAHPDPTRIGHSMGDDDGDFGRKALVEGNAYVALARGSLGESMRGKAPITDPGNGEIVGIVSVGYSLGQVEATIQRYNFVLYGAVGLMLLVTILSAIVIAGRFKQAIFGLEPEEIARLFREREATLQSVREGIIAVNREGTITTANRAAYETLDLPPDSPLAGRPILEVLPESSLMSVLESGHPDFDREIWLRGRQMVVNRLPVRQGDEIIGVVASFRLRNELDQVSRQLTRIQQYADTLRSQTHEYSNKLHTIAGLIQIGATEEALSLIGSEVSDHQALIHLLLEAVPDPIIAGCLLGKYNRAREMGLRLDIDPDSQMADLPASLPRDQLVSVLGNLIDNALDATRLKTGAGGRVQLSMTDLGQELIFEVQDQGPGIPESERQRIFEKGVSSKEGEARGYGLHLVQQFLGYWGGSVTVDNIPEGGSRFTLYLPKKPERRFES
- a CDS encoding response regulator; this encodes MTTIRLLIVEDDRKIAEIQRRFVERLENVDLCGIAHTLADARDQIEILAPDLILLDVYFPDGSGLELLRELRAEDSGSDIILITAAKEVETLRSALRGGVFDYILKPLVFERLQEAVNRYREHMARLSSLHHVAQKEVDALLPRTSSEGVQSTDQRLPKGIDALTLDKIRAVMASGRHLSAEEVGAAIGASRTTARRYLEYLVGTEELSAEVTYGTVGRPERRYCAATPSS
- a CDS encoding M48 family metallopeptidase yields the protein MKPLILGLAALVFLTGCQESPTGRNRLALVPDAVLADMGQDSFEQMKQQNTVITRPDINRLVQCITEALVSAAQARYPRAPMPDSWEIAVFENATPNAFALPGGKIGVHSGLLELAENQAQLATVIGHEIAHVLADHGNERLTQELGLQAGMLLVGLFTESEIAENQIQQALGIGAQLGITLPFSRAHEEEADLMGLEIMARAGFEPGQSVRLWQNMAQASGAQPLEFLSTHPNHDTRIASLQNQLETARSVFETVPPADCQI